A window of Chloroflexota bacterium contains these coding sequences:
- a CDS encoding Gfo/Idh/MocA family oxidoreductase, whose amino-acid sequence MTTEQRKIRVGVIGTGAIAQIAHFPVLASMPDVEIAAVYSRTYQNAERAAARFGAKKACKTFDEFLDTELDCAILLTPKTVRREYLLPLLEHKLDVLCEKPLAMTLDECALLTDAAVKSGRILMVAFNRRFAPCNTRALAAFGNRRPHLVIANKSREFKEFRGTLENAIHMVDLLRHILGECESVEARALFADPFYEDACTALLGFKDGGIGLLVASREAGQWREHVEMYGGGITAISDNLDSYRVIYPDREEGQTMTPLNKGWCTVVHRLGFEDCIKHFFHCVKTREKPLTNAEDAYRTHELMDKILRAAGLPDLSRDWGSSK is encoded by the coding sequence ATGACGACGGAACAAAGAAAGATCAGAGTCGGGGTTATTGGAACAGGTGCTATCGCGCAGATTGCCCATTTCCCGGTTCTGGCATCTATGCCGGACGTGGAAATCGCCGCAGTCTACAGCAGAACGTACCAGAATGCTGAGCGCGCTGCAGCGCGTTTTGGCGCAAAAAAGGCATGCAAAACGTTTGACGAGTTTCTGGATACCGAACTCGATTGTGCAATCCTATTGACGCCCAAGACGGTGCGCAGGGAATACCTCCTCCCCTTACTCGAGCACAAGCTGGACGTCCTCTGCGAAAAGCCGCTAGCCATGACCCTGGATGAGTGCGCCTTATTGACAGATGCCGCGGTCAAGTCTGGGCGGATATTGATGGTTGCATTCAACCGACGTTTTGCACCCTGCAATACCCGCGCTTTAGCCGCTTTCGGCAATAGACGCCCTCATCTGGTGATTGCCAACAAGAGTCGCGAATTCAAAGAGTTCCGTGGAACTTTAGAAAATGCTATTCACATGGTCGATTTGCTACGCCATATTTTGGGTGAATGCGAAAGTGTTGAGGCGCGCGCGTTGTTTGCTGATCCATTCTACGAGGATGCCTGTACGGCATTGCTTGGATTTAAGGATGGTGGAATTGGGCTATTGGTGGCCTCACGTGAAGCCGGACAATGGCGCGAACATGTCGAGATGTACGGTGGAGGCATTACTGCCATCAGTGATAATCTTGACAGTTACAGGGTGATCTATCCGGACCGGGAGGAAGGGCAGACTATGACGCCACTGAATAAGGGTTGGTGCACCGTGGTGCACCGGCTAGGCTTCGAAGACTGCATCAAACACTTTTTCCACTGCGTCAAGACGCGCGAGAAACCGCTTACTAACGCTGAAGACGCATATAGGACTCATGAGCTGATGGATAAAATATTACGGGCAGCAGGATTGCCCGATCTCTCAAGAGACTGGGGGAGTTCCAAGTGA
- a CDS encoding 4Fe-4S binding protein, which produces MDKKVFYAGIKLEHPIIAASAGTTRGVEQAVKCEDNGYSAVVLKSVQEEALMRYNPFPRFAVLRSGIKGYESTTFYSYEQAYQGDLEDYAETVQRTKQRVSIPVIASINCINPESWAEYALVCEQAGADAIEIVPSCPTGLLIRDPSNDIHSITLAALQACKQKVKIPIVPKMSGQLSNPLYTAYCLDQAGADGLTIMNRSTGIEIDIDAQKPILFGGLAGHGGSWAIYTILRWVIVIYPRVQAPISATGGVMTGGDVIKCLLAGANTVQIATVVYLKGYAWVQKMLAEINAYMECKGIESLADIIGVASKNMLSMEQYDRETRYFAYCERDICVACGQCENVCIYDAITLMDKKPVIGREKCDGCGLCASVCRVGAIKLQRR; this is translated from the coding sequence GTGGACAAAAAGGTTTTTTATGCGGGAATAAAACTCGAGCATCCCATAATTGCCGCCTCGGCGGGCACAACCCGCGGTGTCGAACAAGCAGTAAAGTGCGAGGACAACGGCTATAGCGCTGTTGTGCTCAAATCAGTGCAAGAAGAAGCACTGATGCGTTACAACCCTTTTCCCCGCTTTGCAGTACTGCGCAGCGGTATCAAGGGCTATGAATCAACCACCTTTTATAGTTACGAACAGGCCTATCAAGGGGATCTGGAAGATTACGCCGAAACAGTGCAACGCACCAAACAACGAGTCTCCATCCCAGTTATTGCCAGCATCAACTGTATTAACCCAGAAAGTTGGGCAGAGTACGCATTGGTTTGCGAACAAGCAGGAGCAGATGCCATTGAAATAGTGCCAAGCTGCCCGACAGGCCTTCTGATCCGTGATCCTTCCAACGACATTCATTCCATTACACTAGCGGCCTTGCAGGCATGTAAACAGAAAGTCAAGATCCCAATAGTGCCCAAAATGTCGGGGCAGCTTTCGAACCCGCTGTACACCGCCTATTGCCTGGATCAGGCCGGCGCCGATGGACTGACGATAATGAATCGTTCCACTGGCATCGAAATCGACATCGATGCTCAGAAGCCGATCCTGTTCGGCGGCCTCGCGGGGCACGGCGGCAGTTGGGCAATCTACACCATATTACGCTGGGTGATCGTCATTTACCCGCGAGTGCAAGCCCCCATCAGCGCAACTGGAGGGGTGATGACAGGCGGTGACGTAATCAAATGCCTGCTCGCCGGTGCGAACACTGTCCAGATTGCCACGGTCGTCTACCTCAAAGGCTACGCCTGGGTGCAAAAGATGCTGGCAGAAATTAATGCATACATGGAATGCAAAGGTATTGAATCGCTTGCTGATATCATCGGTGTTGCAAGCAAGAATATGCTGAGTATGGAGCAGTACGACCGCGAGACACGTTACTTTGCATACTGCGAGCGTGATATATGCGTTGCCTGTGGACAATGTGAGAATGTGTGCATTTATGATGCTATCACACTCATGGATAAAAAACCCGTTATCGGCCGCGAAAAATGCGATGGGTGCGGGCTTTGCGCGAGTGTTTGCCGTGTAGGTGCGATAAAATTACAGAGGAGGTAG
- a CDS encoding sugar phosphate isomerase/epimerase: protein MTRPITLFTGQWTDLPLEEMCRLAQQMGYDGLELATWGHFDTHEAATDPAYIRRIKDLLSKYDLGCWAISAHLAGQCVGDLWDPRLDRFAPVELAGKPLEIREWAIEEMKYAARAAYAFGVQVVNGFMGSPIWRYWYSFPPTSEEMIEAGFQQICDLWTPIFDEFDKYGVKFALEVHPTEIAFDYYSAERLLAIFDHRDTLGFNFDPSHLVWQGVDPVVFLQAFANKIYHVHVKDVYVNLDGRSGILGSHLKFGDPRRGWNFVSLGHGDVDFDKIVRMLNWIGYQGPLSVEWEDSGMDRILGATEACEFMKRMNFAPSKMAFDESIKHD, encoded by the coding sequence ATGACAAGACCCATTACTCTCTTCACAGGGCAGTGGACAGACCTCCCTTTAGAAGAGATGTGCAGACTTGCCCAACAAATGGGATACGATGGATTAGAACTGGCAACTTGGGGACATTTTGACACCCACGAGGCCGCTACCGATCCCGCTTATATCAGGAGGATCAAGGATCTCCTGTCTAAGTATGATCTGGGGTGTTGGGCCATTAGTGCACACCTGGCTGGGCAATGCGTGGGGGATCTCTGGGATCCTCGACTCGATCGTTTTGCACCAGTAGAACTGGCTGGGAAGCCATTAGAGATTCGAGAATGGGCAATTGAAGAGATGAAGTATGCTGCCAGAGCAGCATATGCATTTGGGGTGCAGGTCGTTAACGGTTTTATGGGATCCCCCATTTGGAGGTATTGGTATTCTTTCCCACCCACTAGTGAAGAGATGATCGAAGCGGGCTTTCAACAAATCTGCGATCTATGGACGCCTATTTTTGACGAATTCGATAAGTATGGCGTCAAATTTGCACTGGAAGTTCACCCCACAGAAATAGCATTTGACTACTACTCTGCAGAGAGATTGCTGGCAATTTTCGACCATCGTGACACGCTAGGATTCAATTTTGATCCTTCTCACCTTGTCTGGCAGGGGGTGGATCCGGTGGTTTTTCTCCAGGCATTTGCAAACAAGATTTACCATGTCCATGTCAAAGATGTCTATGTTAACCTTGATGGCAGGAGCGGAATCCTTGGCTCACACCTCAAATTCGGTGATCCACGCAGGGGCTGGAACTTTGTATCTCTGGGGCACGGCGATGTCGATTTTGATAAAATCGTTCGTATGCTCAACTGGATAGGCTATCAAGGGCCGCTCTCCGTCGAATGGGAAGATTCCGGCATGGATCGTATCCTAGGAGCAACCGAAGCCTGCGAGTTCATGAAAAGGATGAATTTTGCTCCTTCTAAGATGGCATTCGATGAGTCAATCAAGCATGATTGA
- a CDS encoding branched-chain amino acid ABC transporter permease — translation MVATYISYLYSFLINNVLILMIGMLGVYVLTGLTGMFSMGQAAFMAVGGYTAAMLSKYFHMPLLVTIPAAVLTGALFGFLIGLPAVRLRRDYVAIVSLGFSEALVAFLNNTASITGGALGLTAIPKYTNQAMIIATFILMIIFIWNLKNSRFGRECIAIKGDELAAASMGINVARVKLLIFTLAGAISALGGCLYVHTTTYLDSAAFGWTQSSMWIVMVFFGGVNSLTGSVFAGIVLGLIPEILRFSDPLRIVLYCIIVLFIVNFRPQGLFGEAELDRKTIKRIVLTLMRFLKRVFALPQTQGAEQG, via the coding sequence GTGGTTGCAACATATATAAGTTACCTGTATTCCTTTCTTATCAACAATGTTCTCATCTTGATGATAGGAATGCTGGGCGTGTACGTACTCACCGGCCTTACGGGTATGTTCTCCATGGGGCAGGCTGCCTTCATGGCAGTTGGTGGCTATACTGCAGCTATGTTGTCCAAGTACTTCCACATGCCATTGCTTGTTACCATACCAGCGGCAGTACTGACGGGCGCGCTGTTCGGCTTCCTGATTGGCCTACCTGCCGTAAGGCTGCGCCGTGACTATGTTGCCATCGTCAGCTTAGGATTTAGCGAAGCGCTGGTGGCATTTCTGAACAACACCGCCAGCATCACTGGCGGAGCTCTGGGACTCACGGCAATCCCAAAGTACACCAATCAGGCTATGATCATTGCCACGTTTATACTAATGATCATCTTTATCTGGAACCTCAAAAACTCTCGCTTCGGCCGCGAGTGCATTGCGATCAAGGGTGATGAACTCGCCGCTGCCTCTATGGGCATCAATGTGGCACGGGTCAAATTGCTGATCTTTACCTTGGCAGGTGCCATCTCAGCGCTCGGTGGTTGTCTTTATGTCCATACCACGACCTACCTGGACTCCGCTGCATTCGGCTGGACTCAATCGTCCATGTGGATCGTCATGGTGTTTTTCGGCGGAGTGAACAGCCTGACAGGGTCAGTCTTTGCCGGAATCGTCCTCGGACTCATTCCTGAAATTCTGCGTTTTTCCGACCCACTGCGCATTGTGCTCTACTGCATCATTGTTCTTTTTATTGTCAACTTCCGCCCGCAGGGGCTTTTTGGCGAGGCGGAGCTCGATAGAAAAACCATAAAGCGGATTGTACTGACACTGATGAGGTTCCTCAAGAGGGTCTTTGCCCTGCCTCAAACACAGGGAGCAGAGCAAGGATAG
- a CDS encoding ABC transporter ATP-binding protein, producing the protein MGNPKPCATIRRLSRRISERTARVLEIRNLCVNYDHVVALEDVTLFVAKGSVVSIIGSNGAGKSTLLNTISGVVKRRSGEILLHNKPLPTSPHEVVKAGIVQVPEGRRVFVNLTVAENLLMGAWRIRASTAKKKMLEMYELFPVLGERRSQLAGTLSGGEQQMLAIARGLMAEPQILLLDEPSLGLAPRLVDQVFGIITDIARSGITVLLVEQNARKAMMISDYTYVLENGRIRKHAKSSDLFNDEEVKRAYLGG; encoded by the coding sequence ATGGGAAACCCCAAACCGTGTGCAACGATCCGGAGGTTATCAAGGCGTATATCGGAGAGGACAGCAAGAGTGTTAGAGATCAGAAACCTCTGCGTGAATTATGATCACGTAGTTGCGCTCGAAGATGTAACTTTATTCGTCGCAAAAGGCTCGGTCGTTTCCATCATTGGTTCAAACGGCGCCGGCAAGAGCACCTTGCTCAACACCATATCAGGTGTTGTAAAGCGACGAAGTGGTGAGATTCTGCTGCACAACAAGCCGTTGCCAACCTCGCCACACGAGGTTGTGAAAGCAGGTATTGTTCAAGTTCCCGAAGGACGTCGCGTTTTCGTCAATCTAACGGTCGCTGAGAACCTGCTTATGGGCGCATGGCGCATCAGAGCCTCCACTGCGAAAAAGAAGATGCTCGAAATGTATGAGCTATTTCCGGTCCTTGGTGAGCGGCGCTCCCAGTTGGCTGGAACGCTATCAGGCGGAGAACAGCAGATGTTAGCCATTGCGCGTGGTTTGATGGCTGAGCCCCAGATCCTGTTGCTGGATGAACCAAGCCTCGGGCTTGCGCCACGGCTCGTGGATCAGGTTTTTGGCATCATCACTGACATTGCTCGATCAGGCATCACGGTCTTGCTGGTGGAGCAGAATGCACGCAAAGCCATGATGATCTCCGACTACACCTACGTACTGGAAAATGGTCGAATCCGAAAACACGCCAAGTCATCCGATCTCTTTAATGACGAAGAAGTCAAGCGTGCCTATCTTGGAGGATAA
- a CDS encoding branched-chain amino acid ABC transporter permease, which yields MNLNYYLQLLIGGVSNGAMYAIIAVGWALIFSILKFSNFAHGGTMVCSAYLGLLATRIIGANLWLTLAVAALCGGIINIIVELISFHRLRKSSKQVLLFFVSSITMGMLLQNLVALKFSGLFYSYPNFFKQRFVQFGGVSLDISNFMMLTVAAVMLGILILILHKTRFGMAVRALSMDPRTTSLMGVNVDLIVLATFFIAGALAGVSGVFVGIRTILSPQIGSMYTVKGFMVCVIGGLGSLNGALFAAIILGLVETAFSVILGTSLAPVGTFFFMLIFLFLRPQGLAGVFAMEKA from the coding sequence ATGAACCTCAACTACTATCTGCAGTTGCTGATTGGCGGCGTCTCCAATGGCGCCATGTATGCCATTATTGCCGTGGGCTGGGCTCTGATATTCAGCATCTTGAAGTTTTCGAACTTTGCACATGGTGGTACCATGGTGTGCAGTGCCTATTTGGGGCTGCTCGCCACCAGGATTATAGGCGCCAACCTCTGGCTGACTCTGGCTGTTGCCGCCTTATGCGGTGGGATAATTAACATCATAGTAGAGCTCATCAGCTTTCATCGCCTGCGCAAGTCCTCGAAACAAGTTCTGCTGTTCTTTGTTTCTTCCATTACAATGGGCATGCTCCTGCAGAACCTGGTTGCGCTCAAGTTCAGCGGCCTTTTCTATTCCTATCCCAATTTTTTCAAACAGCGATTTGTTCAATTCGGAGGCGTTAGCCTAGATATATCCAACTTCATGATGCTCACAGTCGCAGCGGTCATGCTTGGCATCTTGATCTTGATCTTGCACAAGACCCGCTTCGGCATGGCCGTCCGTGCCCTATCCATGGATCCACGTACCACGAGCCTGATGGGCGTCAATGTGGACTTGATTGTTTTGGCAACCTTCTTTATCGCTGGCGCGCTTGCTGGAGTTTCTGGAGTGTTCGTTGGAATCCGAACCATCCTTTCGCCTCAGATTGGCAGCATGTACACTGTCAAAGGTTTCATGGTCTGTGTCATCGGTGGTCTTGGCAGCCTCAATGGCGCACTGTTTGCTGCGATCATCCTTGGTCTGGTCGAAACAGCCTTCTCAGTCATTCTCGGCACTAGCCTTGCGCCAGTTGGCACTTTCTTCTTCATGCTCATCTTCCTGTTTCTCCGTCCGCAGGGTCTTGCAGGTGTCTTTGCGATGGAAAAAGCCTAG
- a CDS encoding cupin domain-containing protein, with translation MASRTKKEVQERGGIFNIHEGYNWAKSTGLEVHLVLTPRLGSRNVGITSGVHLPGMEFEPHVHPLSEELVFCFEGEGEFFLYDKWIPVKAGDVLYAPPGVLHGTRKPAGSTGRFVTVGVATPPQLDLYNRIGYDVLAEDD, from the coding sequence ATGGCGAGCAGAACAAAGAAAGAAGTACAAGAGAGAGGTGGGATCTTCAACATCCATGAAGGCTACAACTGGGCAAAATCGACAGGGCTCGAGGTTCATTTGGTCTTAACGCCACGTCTTGGTTCTCGCAATGTAGGCATTACCAGTGGCGTGCATCTACCGGGCATGGAATTTGAGCCACATGTTCATCCACTCTCGGAAGAGCTAGTTTTCTGCTTTGAAGGGGAAGGAGAATTTTTCCTCTACGATAAGTGGATTCCTGTAAAAGCGGGGGACGTTCTTTACGCGCCTCCGGGTGTTCTTCATGGCACTAGAAAACCTGCCGGGAGTACAGGACGATTCGTCACCGTTGGAGTCGCAACTCCACCACAACTCGACCTGTACAACCGAATTGGCTATGATGTGCTTGCGGAGGACGATTGA
- a CDS encoding sugar phosphate isomerase/epimerase — MKICGHTMGTPEYSLDEAIAFFAQIGLDGIEVIVQTDGYRCAIPLAATDTEVLSVKEKVQQSGLLVAGLTPYLNLYNSLDEEIRQKECAGLRRIIDMAALLDCHHIRVYGGKFLDGETDPGKKKLQALVKSMRECGDYAAERNVKLCLETHFGTMTTTAARTAEILREINHPNVGVLYDQANLAFFPAEEYEEAIELLKDKIFFVHCKDLVYRSGRPQKPKFSNVTFVPESERTVHSRIPGEGILDWPAILKRLKEIGYDGWISLEYERRWQQIDLPPAAEGMVRAAEYIRNIIKTL, encoded by the coding sequence ATGAAGATATGTGGACATACGATGGGCACACCAGAATACAGCCTTGATGAGGCAATCGCATTTTTCGCCCAGATTGGACTGGACGGCATTGAAGTAATTGTACAGACTGATGGTTACCGATGTGCTATCCCTCTTGCTGCAACGGACACTGAAGTGCTTTCTGTTAAGGAAAAAGTCCAACAATCAGGCCTATTGGTTGCAGGGCTCACGCCCTATCTCAATCTATATAATTCACTCGATGAAGAAATACGCCAAAAGGAGTGCGCTGGCCTGAGACGAATCATTGACATGGCTGCCTTACTCGACTGCCACCACATTCGGGTCTACGGAGGCAAGTTCTTGGATGGGGAAACCGACCCGGGAAAAAAGAAACTGCAAGCGCTCGTGAAATCAATGCGCGAATGTGGCGACTATGCAGCAGAACGCAATGTGAAGCTTTGTCTGGAAACACACTTTGGCACTATGACCACTACTGCGGCAAGGACGGCAGAGATTTTGAGGGAGATTAACCACCCCAATGTAGGTGTGCTCTATGACCAAGCGAATCTGGCCTTTTTCCCAGCCGAGGAATACGAGGAAGCGATTGAGTTACTAAAGGACAAGATATTCTTTGTTCATTGCAAAGATCTTGTCTACCGCAGCGGACGTCCTCAAAAACCCAAATTCTCAAACGTTACCTTCGTTCCTGAATCAGAACGTACAGTGCACTCGCGCATTCCAGGCGAGGGAATCCTTGACTGGCCAGCCATTCTGAAGAGATTGAAAGAGATCGGCTATGATGGCTGGATCTCATTGGAATACGAGCGCAGATGGCAGCAAATTGACTTACCACCCGCTGCCGAGGGAATGGTGCGTGCCGCGGAGTACATTCGCAATATCATCAAGACCTTATAA
- a CDS encoding ABC transporter ATP-binding protein: MEMLLEVYNLSKSFGGVRAVRDVSLSVDSNQIISIIGPNGAGKTTIFNLISGIYKPDAGKILFMGKDIVGKAQHEIASMGVSRTFQNIRLFRGLSVLENVMTALDAHSNYSLLSAMLALPHKRHTDRANMLRALEALQIVGLTKYKNEHPHDLPYGLQRRVELARAIVSQPKLLMLDEPAAGLNPSELVAFIGLIAELRELFHFGILIIEHRMQVVNELSEHIYVLNFGHLLTHGKPQTVCNDPEVIKAYIGEDSKSVRDQKPLREL, encoded by the coding sequence ATGGAAATGTTGCTAGAAGTATATAATCTCTCCAAGAGTTTCGGTGGAGTAAGAGCAGTTAGAGACGTTTCGCTGTCGGTGGACAGCAACCAAATTATCAGCATTATCGGGCCTAACGGTGCGGGAAAGACCACCATCTTTAATTTGATCTCTGGCATCTACAAGCCCGACGCGGGCAAGATTCTCTTTATGGGAAAAGATATCGTTGGCAAAGCGCAGCACGAAATTGCCAGCATGGGTGTTTCACGCACCTTTCAGAATATCCGGCTGTTCAGGGGACTTAGCGTGCTGGAAAACGTAATGACTGCGCTTGACGCGCACAGCAACTACTCGCTGCTCAGTGCTATGCTGGCATTGCCACACAAACGCCACACCGACAGGGCGAACATGCTTCGTGCACTCGAAGCGCTTCAGATCGTAGGTCTGACCAAGTACAAAAACGAGCACCCTCACGACCTCCCTTATGGATTGCAACGTCGTGTCGAGCTTGCGCGTGCCATCGTGAGCCAGCCCAAGTTATTGATGTTAGACGAGCCTGCAGCAGGACTTAACCCTAGCGAATTAGTAGCCTTCATTGGCTTGATTGCGGAACTTAGAGAGCTATTCCATTTCGGAATTCTGATTATCGAGCACCGCATGCAGGTAGTGAATGAACTGTCTGAGCACATTTACGTACTCAATTTCGGACATCTGCTAACACATGGGAAACCCCAAACCGTGTGCAACGATCCGGAGGTTATCAAGGCGTATATCGGAGAGGACAGCAAGAGTGTTAGAGATCAGAAACCTCTGCGTGAATTATGA
- a CDS encoding Gfo/Idh/MocA family oxidoreductase, with translation MCRVLRYGMVGGGQGAFIGEAHRKAINIDGKATLVAGCFSRSYENTLATGAALGIDPKRLYRNFEEMAKAEAARDDGIDFVVVVTPNNTHHPICKAFLEAGIHVACDKPLTINTDQAYELEKLAKEKDLFFMVTYTYMGYVTAKHVREVIRAGEIGKIRTVVAEYPQGWLAREGDWGGKQGSWRCDPAQSGQSNCLADLGTHIENAVATMTGLKVKRVLAKMDIMVPGRVLDDNDFVLVEYEGGATGMYWTSQIAIGHDNGLRVRIYGDQGAIFWSQEDPEKVIIAKQDGAPFTEHHKGYCSIAPEAAKYGRLPKGHPEGWLEAMANLYRSFIECIHAKQTGSFNSDMIDFPTVSDGVQGIKFIEACLKSSANGNIWVNL, from the coding sequence ATGTGCCGGGTACTGCGCTATGGCATGGTTGGTGGCGGTCAGGGCGCGTTCATTGGCGAAGCACATAGGAAAGCGATCAACATAGATGGTAAAGCCACGCTGGTAGCGGGATGTTTTTCTCGTTCCTATGAGAACACACTGGCTACCGGTGCTGCGCTTGGCATAGATCCCAAACGCCTATACAGGAACTTTGAGGAAATGGCGAAGGCCGAGGCAGCGCGCGACGATGGAATTGACTTCGTGGTTGTCGTAACCCCGAATAACACCCACCACCCTATATGCAAGGCATTCTTGGAGGCAGGCATCCATGTAGCCTGTGACAAACCCCTGACCATCAACACTGATCAGGCCTATGAACTTGAGAAACTGGCAAAAGAAAAAGATCTGTTTTTCATGGTTACTTATACATACATGGGATATGTGACAGCAAAACACGTCAGAGAGGTGATCAGAGCAGGCGAAATCGGCAAAATTCGCACTGTCGTTGCTGAGTATCCACAGGGATGGTTAGCTCGTGAAGGGGATTGGGGTGGCAAACAAGGGTCCTGGCGCTGTGATCCGGCTCAATCCGGCCAATCCAATTGTCTTGCCGATTTAGGTACGCACATAGAAAATGCCGTGGCGACCATGACCGGCCTCAAAGTGAAACGCGTTCTCGCCAAAATGGACATTATGGTTCCTGGCCGCGTTTTGGACGATAACGATTTCGTGCTGGTTGAGTATGAAGGCGGTGCTACTGGCATGTATTGGACTTCTCAGATAGCCATAGGACATGACAATGGCTTACGCGTACGCATCTATGGAGACCAGGGTGCTATCTTTTGGTCTCAGGAAGATCCAGAAAAGGTCATTATTGCCAAGCAGGACGGAGCACCCTTTACTGAGCATCACAAGGGCTATTGTTCCATTGCTCCAGAGGCTGCTAAATACGGTAGGCTTCCTAAGGGCCACCCTGAGGGTTGGCTGGAGGCAATGGCGAATCTGTATCGCAGTTTCATTGAATGCATTCATGCCAAGCAAACCGGCAGCTTCAACAGCGATATGATTGATTTCCCCACCGTGAGCGATGGGGTTCAAGGCATCAAGTTCATTGAGGCCTGCCTCAAAAGTTCGGCAAACGGGAATATTTGGGTAAACCTGTAA
- a CDS encoding SIS domain-containing protein, producing MRNEMEDTAVITAILQQRIKENVEALNACLAETPAFIKAVALVKECLSSGGKILFCGNGGSAANASHLVNDFTGHMYFDRPPLTAISLADNISTITATANDYSYDQIFSRQVESLGRRGDILICFSTSGNSPNVLLAAEVAKAKGMLVIGFTNKEGGKLAKLADIWLRADSLSAACSEHVHLIMMHTLGECVEKLIYSDCPPWVSKKQTTGYGTLLA from the coding sequence TCTTGCAGCAACGAATAAAGGAGAATGTCGAGGCATTGAACGCTTGCCTGGCAGAGACTCCTGCTTTTATAAAAGCAGTTGCGCTGGTTAAAGAGTGTTTATCCAGTGGGGGCAAGATCTTGTTTTGTGGCAACGGTGGTAGCGCAGCAAATGCATCCCACCTTGTGAATGACTTTACAGGCCATATGTACTTCGACCGTCCCCCATTGACCGCAATTTCCCTAGCAGACAATATTTCCACAATAACTGCCACAGCCAATGACTATAGTTATGACCAAATTTTTAGTCGCCAAGTAGAGAGTCTGGGTCGACGTGGGGATATCTTGATTTGCTTCTCCACTAGTGGCAACTCTCCCAATGTGCTCCTGGCAGCGGAGGTCGCGAAGGCAAAAGGGATGTTAGTCATTGGCTTTACCAACAAGGAGGGGGGAAAACTAGCCAAGCTGGCTGACATCTGGCTGCGTGCGGACTCGCTCAGCGCAGCCTGCTCCGAGCATGTGCACCTTATCATGATGCACACGCTTGGAGAGTGCGTGGAGAAGTTGATATACAGCGATTGTCCTCCTTGGGTATCAAAAAAGCAAACCACGGGATACGGCACATTGCTTGCTTGA